A DNA window from Microcystis aeruginosa NIES-843 contains the following coding sequences:
- a CDS encoding ATP-binding protein: protein MNASPAYVCCQVLSSTHLEQIRSWWGQLAIQVTAPRISLSERELPPQTGEIYQLLLSTDLQALLLASPQGHNFQYEVRISFEANTIKNFLQGLSVKSLHNPKIQQGYQILNLPLSINVSSFQNKILVKILSIISSPSADRDCSRIFSVCQPVEAALSQQIQQERLLNQVITQMRQSLELPVILETVVREAREFLQVDRLLIYQFFPSTSEVKGKITSESRISEQINSVLNLTPEDDCFSYIPQYKEKYRQGLILAVDDVDANYSSSFCLSEFLRQHQVQSKLIAPIVVQEELWGLLIAHQCQEKRQWLPQEKKFLGQIGEHLAIAIYQAQLYSQVQEQKDIFERRVIERTQELQDTLMAAEAANLCKSEFLNNISHELLTPLTCIIGLSSTLQKCSAANNFLPPDKQKHYLKVIQDNGNKLLELINDLLNFSQVSAGKAVLDIKQFSLKYLCNHVLEIIKTEAETKEINLILEMKITEKEHYFYADYDRVQQILLYLLKNALKFTPEQGAVTLRLWKEGSQVIFQVEDTGIGIPAQKIPLLFEKFTQLDGSRKRRYGGVGLGLALTKQLVELHRGTIEVESCLDKGSIFTVRLPQQKPPKPQPSDNNPHFNHHHPTIVLIESDEEIANLICELLMVAHYQVIWLIDSVSAIKKIEIVQPGIIIVDRKMPDIYHLCHLLKKSRQTQASKVLILNDTPEISVNFLGRHGIDDYLLKPIQPSLLLEKIRYLTAL from the coding sequence ATGAATGCTTCTCCCGCTTATGTTTGCTGTCAAGTGTTGTCATCTACTCACCTCGAACAAATTCGTTCTTGGTGGGGACAGTTGGCAATACAGGTGACAGCACCGAGGATTAGTCTCAGTGAAAGAGAGCTTCCCCCACAGACAGGAGAAATCTATCAACTCTTGCTTTCCACTGACCTACAAGCTTTATTGTTAGCCAGTCCCCAAGGGCATAATTTTCAGTACGAAGTCCGCATTAGTTTTGAAGCGAACACGATTAAAAATTTTCTGCAAGGACTGTCCGTCAAGTCTCTCCACAACCCAAAAATTCAGCAGGGTTATCAAATTTTAAATCTGCCTCTATCCATTAATGTCAGCAGTTTTCAAAATAAAATTTTAGTCAAAATTCTCTCGATAATTTCTTCTCCGTCTGCTGATAGAGATTGTTCCCGCATCTTCTCCGTTTGTCAACCAGTAGAAGCTGCCCTATCCCAACAAATCCAACAGGAAAGATTATTAAACCAAGTCATCACCCAAATGCGTCAGAGTCTGGAGTTACCGGTGATTCTGGAAACCGTAGTCAGGGAAGCGCGAGAGTTTCTGCAAGTGGACCGATTGTTAATTTATCAATTTTTTCCCAGTACCAGTGAGGTAAAGGGAAAAATAACTTCCGAGTCGCGCATTTCTGAACAGATAAATTCGGTGTTAAATTTAACCCCCGAAGACGATTGTTTTTCCTATATTCCCCAATACAAAGAAAAGTACCGTCAAGGATTAATTCTGGCCGTAGATGATGTGGATGCTAACTATTCTTCTTCCTTCTGTTTGTCGGAATTTTTGCGACAACACCAAGTGCAATCAAAATTAATCGCCCCGATTGTGGTACAAGAAGAATTGTGGGGTTTATTAATTGCCCATCAATGTCAAGAAAAACGCCAATGGTTGCCGCAAGAAAAGAAATTTTTAGGTCAGATTGGTGAACATCTCGCCATCGCTATCTATCAAGCGCAATTATATTCTCAAGTACAGGAACAAAAAGATATTTTTGAACGCCGGGTAATAGAAAGAACCCAAGAATTACAAGATACTTTAATGGCCGCAGAAGCCGCTAACCTCTGCAAAAGTGAATTTTTAAATAATATTAGTCATGAGTTATTAACTCCCCTAACTTGTATTATCGGTTTGTCCAGTACCCTGCAAAAATGCTCGGCAGCCAATAATTTTTTACCCCCCGACAAACAAAAACACTATCTAAAAGTTATTCAGGATAACGGCAATAAACTATTAGAATTAATCAATGACTTGCTTAATTTCTCGCAAGTTTCGGCGGGGAAAGCTGTTTTAGATATTAAACAATTTTCGCTAAAATATCTCTGTAATCATGTTTTAGAAATTATTAAAACAGAGGCAGAAACTAAAGAAATTAATCTGATTTTAGAAATGAAAATTACCGAAAAAGAGCATTATTTTTACGCCGATTATGATCGAGTTCAGCAGATACTTTTATACTTGTTAAAAAATGCCCTAAAATTTACCCCCGAACAGGGTGCTGTCACGCTGAGACTGTGGAAAGAAGGCAGTCAGGTCATTTTTCAGGTAGAGGACACGGGCATCGGCATTCCTGCTCAAAAAATACCGCTTCTGTTTGAAAAATTTACCCAGTTGGATGGCTCCCGCAAACGTCGTTATGGTGGTGTAGGATTAGGATTGGCTTTAACTAAACAATTAGTGGAACTCCATCGCGGCACGATCGAGGTAGAATCTTGCTTAGATAAAGGTTCCATCTTTACCGTCCGTTTACCTCAACAAAAGCCCCCCAAACCCCAACCCTCGGATAATAATCCCCATTTTAATCACCACCATCCCACTATAGTTTTGATTGAAAGTGACGAAGAAATCGCCAATCTTATTTGTGAGTTATTGATGGTGGCACATTATCAAGTTATTTGGTTAATCGATAGTGTCTCCGCTATCAAAAAAATTGAGATCGTGCAGCCAGGTATTATAATTGTCGATCGAAAAATGCCAGATATATATCATCTCTGTCATCTTTTAAAAAAATCCCGCCAAACTCAAGCCAGTAAAGTGCTAATCTTGAATGATACCCCTGAAATCAGCGTTAATTTTCTCGGTCGTCATGGCATTGACGACTATCTCCTCAAACCCATTCAACCCTCCCTATTGTTGGAAAAAATCCGCTATCTAACCGCTTTATAA